One window of the Nicotiana tabacum cultivar K326 chromosome 4, ASM71507v2, whole genome shotgun sequence genome contains the following:
- the LOC107797046 gene encoding LOW QUALITY PROTEIN: putative clathrin assembly protein At1g03050 (The sequence of the model RefSeq protein was modified relative to this genomic sequence to represent the inferred CDS: deleted 1 base in 1 codon) — MAPSKLRKAIGAVKDRTSISLAKVGGSNCLSDLEVAIVKATRHEEYPPEERHVREILSLTAYSRANISACVDNISRRLGKTKNWVVALKSVMLIHRLLSDGDPSYEQEIFFATRRGTRLLNMSEFRDSKSNSWDYSALVRTYSLYLDEQLEYRMQSRRGKRSAYAYDEDLEEIGLNAIIVKPTPLREMKNEDIFSRIQYLMQLLDRFLACRPAGLAKTNRIVFVALYPLVKESFQLYYEITEIITILIDKFHELSIPDSVKVHEIFCRINKQYHELEQFYIWCKTVGIGRSSEYPDIENIPQKKLDLIDAFIREKPILEQNGNAMRYEPKRELVEKTQEPEPELEPQQEQDMNAIKALPPPEGIPEETNQEEKTEVPKTQEVGNLLNLGEDAPTMEEHGNQLALALFDGGPATTASSTTSPWEAFKDSGDWETALVQHTSHLSNQKASLAGGFDTLMLDGMYQQGAVAQVVASSGVVATGSASSVAFGSAGRPAMLALPAPPSAGSGANTAGTSTDPFAASLAIAPPPYVQMSEMEKKQRLLVEEQVMWQQYQRDGMHGQIGLARAQPNPCAYNMGGYTKTF; from the exons ATGGCACCAAGCAAGCTTAGAAAAGCTATTGGCGCTGTCAAGGACCGGACAAGCATAAGCTTGGCCAAAGTTGGAGGCAGCAACTGCTTGTCTGACCTAGAAGTTGCCATTGTCAAGGCGACTAGACACGAAGAGTACCCGCCCGAGGAGAGGCACGTTCGAGAGATTCTAAGCTTGACTGCTTATTCTCGAGCCAACATCAGTGCTTGCGTTGATAACATCTCTAGACGTCTTGGCAAGACAAAGAACTGGGTTGTGGCGCTCAAGTCAGTAATGTTGATCCATAGGTTGCTCTCCGATGGTGATCCCTCTTATGAACAGGAGATCTTCTTCGCCACGAGAAGGGGAACCAGGCTTCTTAACATGTCTGAGTTTCGAGACTCCAAATCCAATTCATGGGACTATTCTGCACTTGTCCGTACCTATTCATTGTACCTTGATGAACAACTTGAGTATAGGATGCAAAGCCGCCGTGGAAAGCGTAGCGCCTATGCCTACGATGAAGATTTAGAGGAAATTGGTCTTAATGCCATCATTGTGAAACCTACTCCATTGAGGGAAATGAAGAATGAGGACATTTTCTCAAGAATCCAATACCTGATGCAACTCCTTGACCGATTCTTAGCATGTAGACCCGCAG GTTTGGCAAAGACCAACAGAATTGTATTCGTGGCTCTCTATCCACTTGTGAAGGAAAGTTTCCAACTATACTACGAAATAACGGAAATAATAACTATCTTGATCGATAAGTTCCATGAACTATCAATCCCCGACTCTGTGAAGGTTCATGAGATTTTCTGCCGTATTAACAAGCAATACCATGAGCTTGAACAATTCTACATTTGGTGTAAAACTGTTGGAATTGGACGCTCTTCTGAATATCCAGATATTGAGAACATTCCACAGAAGAAACTTGACCTTATCGATGCATTTATACGGGAGAAACCCATATTGGAACAGAATGGGAATGCAATGCGTTATGAACCAAAGAGAGAGCTGGTTGAAAAAACTCAAGAGCCAGAGCCAGAGTTAGAGCCTCAACAGGAACAGGACATGAATGCAATTAAGGCATTACCACCACCAGAGGGAATTCCTGAAGAAACAAATCAAGAAGAAAAGACAGAGGTGCCAAAAACCCAAGAAGTAGGCAACTTGTTGAACTTGGGTGAAGATGCACCAACTATGGAAGAGCATGGAAATCAATTGGCTTTAGCCCTCTTTGATGGTGGTCCAGCAACTACTGCTTCTTCTACAACTTCACCATGGGAAGCGTTTAAAGATTCAGGGGATTGGGAAACAGCACTAGTTCAGCACACGAGCCATTTATCAAACCAGAAGGCTTCCCTTGCTGGAGGCTTCGACACATTAATGCTAGACGGAATGTATCAACAAGGAGCAGTAGCTCAGGTGGTAGCCAGCTCAGGTGTTGTAGCTACTGGAAGTGCTAGCAGCGTCGCGTTTGGATCAGCCGGTCGGCCGGCAATGTTAGCCTTGCCTGCACCTCCATCGGCAGGTAGTGGAGCTAACACAGCCGGGACAAGCACTGACCCTTTTGCAGCGTCACTGGCAATAGCTCCACCACCATATGTTCAGATGTCAGAAATGGAGAAGAAACAGAGACTGTTAGTAGAAGAGCAGGTAATGTGGCAACAATATCAAAGAGATGGAATGCATGGACAAATAGGATTAGCA CGGGCACAACCAAACCCTTGTGCATACAACATGGGAGGATACACAAAAACCTTCTAG